Proteins found in one Hypericibacter terrae genomic segment:
- a CDS encoding HPr kinase/phosphorylase has protein sequence MTRGAGASADAIDVHATAVAIEGRALLLRGPSGSGKSDLALRLVDGGARLIGDDRVRIERRGTALWALTPPDIPEALRHKIEIRGIGIASLPGLAEAPLILAVDLVPGPAPERLPAAQNCHYLGVALPLIALDPFTASAAAKLRLAVKLGPGSIIPPP, from the coding sequence ATGACGCGCGGCGCGGGAGCTTCGGCCGATGCGATCGACGTCCACGCCACCGCGGTCGCGATCGAGGGCAGGGCCCTGCTGCTGCGGGGTCCCTCGGGCAGTGGCAAGTCGGATCTGGCCTTGCGGCTGGTGGACGGAGGGGCGCGGCTGATCGGCGACGATCGGGTCCGGATCGAGCGGCGAGGGACCGCTCTCTGGGCGCTGACGCCGCCGGACATTCCCGAGGCGCTGCGCCACAAGATCGAAATCCGCGGAATCGGTATCGCCAGCCTCCCCGGCCTGGCCGAGGCCCCCCTGATCCTGGCGGTCGATCTGGTGCCGGGCCCGGCGCCGGAACGGCTGCCCGCGGCGCAAAACTGTCATTATCTGGGGGTTGCCCTGCCTTTGATCGCCCTCGACCCCTTTACCGCCTCGGCCGCCGCCAAGCTGCGGCTTGCGGTAAAGCTCGGCCCCGGGTCTATAATCCCACCCCCATGA
- a CDS encoding methyltransferase, which yields MSAELPSPYSIMQLALGFWSSKALLSAVEIGLFTVLAEETLDAPALCRRMALHPRGARDFFDALVALGMLERKDGRYANTPETERYLVRGKPDYIGGILEMSNARLYGFWGSLTEALKTGQPQNESKQGGDLFAQLYADPERLALFLKGMTGVSRPIARQLAQRVDWRRYKSVIDIGTAEGAVPVTLAQAHPHLTGGGFDLPPVRPVFESHIRAMGLENRLRFHPGDFFSDPLPAADVLMMGHILHDWDLTVKRQLLAKAHAALPKGGALIVYDMMIDDERRTNATGLLMSLNMLIETASGFDYTGADCAGWMREAGFADVRIERLEGPYSMAIATR from the coding sequence ATGAGTGCGGAATTGCCGTCGCCCTACTCGATCATGCAGCTGGCATTGGGGTTCTGGTCATCGAAGGCGCTCTTGAGCGCCGTCGAGATCGGCCTCTTCACCGTCCTGGCGGAGGAAACGCTCGACGCACCGGCGCTCTGCCGGAGGATGGCGCTCCATCCGCGCGGCGCGCGGGATTTTTTCGATGCGCTGGTGGCGCTCGGCATGCTGGAGCGCAAGGATGGCCGCTACGCCAATACACCCGAGACCGAGCGCTATCTGGTGCGCGGCAAGCCCGACTATATCGGCGGCATCCTCGAAATGAGCAACGCGCGGCTCTATGGCTTCTGGGGTTCCCTCACCGAGGCGCTCAAGACCGGTCAGCCGCAGAACGAATCGAAGCAGGGCGGCGATCTCTTCGCTCAGCTTTACGCCGACCCCGAGCGGCTCGCGCTCTTCCTCAAGGGCATGACCGGCGTCAGCCGTCCGATCGCGCGCCAGTTGGCGCAGCGGGTCGACTGGCGGCGTTACAAATCGGTGATCGATATCGGCACCGCGGAAGGCGCGGTGCCGGTCACGCTCGCCCAGGCTCATCCGCACCTGACGGGCGGCGGCTTCGATCTGCCGCCGGTACGGCCGGTGTTCGAGAGCCATATCCGCGCCATGGGGCTCGAGAATCGGCTCCGCTTCCATCCCGGCGATTTCTTCTCGGATCCGCTTCCCGCGGCCGATGTCCTGATGATGGGGCATATCCTCCATGACTGGGATCTGACCGTGAAGCGCCAGCTTCTCGCCAAGGCCCATGCGGCATTGCCCAAGGGCGGGGCCCTGATCGTCTATGACATGATGATCGACGATGAGCGCCGGACGAACGCGACCGGTCTCCTGATGAGCCTGAACATGTTGATCGAGACGGCCTCTGGCTTCGACTATACCGGGGCCGATTGCGCCGGCTGGATGCGCGAGGCTGGGTTCGCCGATGTCCGGATCGAGAGGCTGGAAGGGCCCTATTCGATGGCGATCGCGACCCGATAG
- the ptsP gene encoding phosphoenolpyruvate--protein phosphotransferase, with the protein MKTERERPPKPRKRATPGKSELVFEGLGVSPGIAVGPAHVVEGGSVHVPEYRIEPDQIEAERARFSAAVNKAQKQLVKLKAKSTNLPGTAAEEIGFLLDAHLQMLTGSRVVRGVEKLIEDGLNAEAAVQAEISKVALDFAALDDAYLAARAQDIREVGDRLIRNLTQTPYEAFSHLSPGSIIVGEELTPADTALMNPDMVGGLAAVLGGAESHTSIMARSLGLPAVLGVAGLIGNVRSGDIIAIDGDAGRVYLNPSPKTLALLKVRHAEDEKEEKLLSRLKKLPAITRDGINIGLQANLELPRELEMAMDAGAEGVGLLRTEFLYMNRDDLPDEEEQYKTLVELIQGLDGRPITARTLDVGADKLAYSLAAHLGGGINPALGLRAIRLSLRERSLLETQLAAMIRAGAHGPLRILLPMISTLIEIRQVREVLDKVVRRLHRRRIKIADPLPPIGVMIEVPGAALSADAFAQIVDFFAIGTNDLTMYTLAIDRGEEQVAHLYNPLHPAVLRLIQFATEAALRARIPVSVCGEIAGDPRYTPLLLGLGIRELSMASTALPRVKQRIRDLDLVAATRCASTIMDQSDPGRIAALLDDFNTLA; encoded by the coding sequence ATGAAGACTGAACGCGAACGCCCGCCCAAGCCCCGCAAGCGCGCAACCCCCGGCAAATCCGAGCTGGTGTTCGAGGGGCTGGGCGTCTCGCCCGGCATCGCCGTGGGCCCCGCCCATGTGGTCGAGGGCGGCTCGGTGCATGTGCCCGAATACCGCATCGAGCCGGATCAGATCGAGGCCGAGCGCGCGCGCTTCTCCGCCGCCGTCAACAAGGCGCAGAAGCAGCTGGTCAAGCTCAAGGCCAAATCGACCAACCTGCCCGGCACGGCGGCCGAGGAAATCGGCTTCCTGCTCGACGCGCATCTGCAGATGCTGACCGGCTCGCGCGTCGTGCGCGGGGTCGAGAAGCTGATCGAGGACGGGCTCAATGCCGAGGCGGCCGTGCAGGCCGAGATCTCGAAGGTGGCGCTCGATTTCGCGGCCCTCGACGATGCCTATCTGGCGGCACGCGCCCAGGACATCCGCGAGGTCGGCGACCGGCTGATCCGCAACCTGACGCAGACGCCCTATGAGGCCTTCTCCCATCTCTCGCCCGGCAGCATCATCGTCGGCGAGGAACTGACGCCGGCCGATACGGCGCTGATGAATCCCGACATGGTGGGCGGCCTGGCGGCGGTGCTGGGCGGCGCCGAGAGCCATACCTCGATCATGGCGCGCTCGCTGGGCCTGCCGGCGGTGCTCGGCGTGGCCGGCCTGATCGGCAATGTCCGCAGCGGCGACATCATCGCGATCGACGGCGACGCGGGCCGCGTCTATCTCAATCCCAGTCCGAAGACCCTGGCGCTCTTGAAGGTGCGCCATGCCGAGGACGAGAAAGAGGAAAAGCTGCTGTCGCGGCTGAAGAAGCTGCCGGCGATCACGCGCGATGGAATCAATATCGGGCTGCAGGCCAATCTCGAGCTGCCGCGCGAGCTCGAGATGGCGATGGATGCCGGCGCTGAGGGCGTGGGCCTGCTGCGCACAGAGTTCCTCTATATGAACCGCGACGATCTGCCCGACGAGGAGGAGCAGTACAAGACTCTGGTCGAGCTGATCCAGGGCCTGGACGGCCGCCCGATCACGGCGCGCACGCTCGATGTCGGCGCCGACAAGCTCGCCTATTCGCTGGCGGCGCATCTGGGCGGCGGCATCAATCCGGCGTTGGGGCTGCGGGCGATCCGGCTCTCCTTGCGCGAGCGCTCGCTGCTGGAAACCCAGCTCGCGGCCATGATCCGCGCCGGCGCCCACGGGCCCTTGCGCATCTTGCTGCCGATGATCTCGACCCTGATCGAGATCCGCCAGGTGCGCGAGGTGCTGGACAAGGTCGTCCGCCGGCTCCACCGCCGCCGCATCAAGATCGCCGATCCCTTGCCGCCCATCGGCGTCATGATCGAGGTCCCCGGCGCCGCCCTGTCGGCCGATGCCTTCGCGCAGATCGTCGATTTCTTCGCCATCGGCACCAACGACCTCACCATGTACACGCTCGCCATCGACCGCGGCGAGGAGCAGGTGGCGCATCTCTATAATCCGCTGCATCCGGCGGTGCTGCGCCTGATCCAGTTCGCGACCGAGGCCGCCTTGCGCGCGCGCATTCCGGTCAGCGTCTGCGGCGAGATCGCGGGCGACCCGCGCTACACGCCGCTGCTGCTGGGGCTGGGTATCCGCGAGCTGTCGATGGCCTCGACGGCGCTGCCGCGCGTCAAGCAGCGCATCCGCGACCTCGACCTGGTGGCGGCGACGCGCTGCGCCAGCACGATCATGGACCAGTCCGATCCGGGCCGGATCGCTGCCCTGCTGGACGATTTCAACACGCTGGCGTAG
- a CDS encoding HigA family addiction module antitoxin, producing MSTKSLLRGLHPMHPGELLREEILPAVDRPKAEIARLLGVSRQHLYDILDERKPVTPAMAVRFGKLFGNGPELWLDLQSAYDLAAVTKKLAAELRKIPTLTAA from the coding sequence ATGAGCACCAAATCCCTGCTGCGAGGCCTTCATCCGATGCATCCGGGCGAGTTGCTCCGCGAGGAGATCCTGCCGGCTGTCGATCGGCCAAAGGCCGAAATCGCGCGGCTACTCGGCGTCTCGCGCCAGCATCTCTATGACATCCTCGACGAGCGCAAGCCGGTCACGCCGGCGATGGCGGTGCGTTTCGGGAAGCTGTTCGGCAACGGCCCGGAGCTCTGGCTCGATCTGCAGAGCGCCTATGACTTGGCCGCCGTGACAAAGAAACTGGCGGCCGAGCTGAGGAAGATTCCAACCCTGACGGCGGCCTAG
- a CDS encoding formate dehydrogenase subunit delta, with amino-acid sequence MNPDRLVYMANQIAKGFRLKTEDRAVADTLDHIQKFWEPRMRREILAVLASGGDGLEPIARKAVEQIKVS; translated from the coding sequence ATGAATCCCGACCGCCTCGTCTATATGGCGAACCAGATCGCCAAGGGTTTCCGCCTCAAGACCGAAGACCGCGCGGTCGCCGACACGCTCGACCATATCCAGAAATTCTGGGAGCCGCGCATGCGCCGCGAGATCCTGGCCGTGCTCGCCTCCGGGGGCGACGGCCTGGAGCCCATCGCCCGCAAGGCCGTCGAGCAGATCAAGGTGAGCTAG
- the ahcY gene encoding adenosylhomocysteinase gives MSARQDFKVADISKADWGRKEIAIAETEMPGLMALRREFGEKKPLKGARIAGCLHMTIQTAVLIETLIALGATIRWSSCNIFSTQDQAAAAIAAAGIPVFAWKGMNEEEFWWCIEQTIKGPDGWTPNMILDDGGDLTQIMHEKYPAMLKDVKGISEETTTGVHRLYEMAKKGTLAVPAINVNDSVTKSKFDNLYGCRESLVDGIKRATDVMMAGKVAVVCGYGDVGKGSAASLRSQGARVMVTEVDPICALQAAMEGYQVTTMDDAAAHADIFVTATGNIDVITLDHMRQMKDRAIVCNIGHFDSEIQIGALRNYKWDNVKPQVDEVVFPDGKRLIVLAEGRLVNLGCATGHPSFVMSASFTNQVLAQIELWSNHGQYERKVYVLPKHLDEKVAALHLEKIGVKLTKLSTKQADYIGVAQKGPYKPEHYRY, from the coding sequence ATGAGCGCGCGTCAGGACTTCAAGGTCGCCGACATCTCCAAGGCCGATTGGGGCCGCAAGGAGATCGCCATCGCCGAGACCGAAATGCCGGGTCTCATGGCGCTGCGGCGCGAGTTCGGCGAGAAGAAGCCGCTCAAAGGGGCCCGCATCGCCGGCTGCCTCCATATGACGATCCAGACCGCGGTGCTGATCGAAACCCTGATCGCGCTCGGCGCCACGATCCGCTGGTCCTCCTGCAACATCTTCTCGACCCAGGATCAGGCCGCGGCCGCGATTGCCGCCGCCGGCATCCCGGTCTTCGCCTGGAAGGGCATGAACGAGGAAGAGTTCTGGTGGTGCATCGAGCAGACCATCAAGGGGCCCGACGGCTGGACCCCCAACATGATCCTGGATGACGGCGGCGACCTGACCCAGATCATGCATGAGAAATATCCGGCGATGCTCAAGGACGTGAAGGGCATCTCCGAGGAGACCACGACCGGCGTGCATCGCCTCTACGAGATGGCCAAGAAGGGCACGCTCGCGGTGCCGGCGATCAACGTCAACGACAGCGTCACCAAGTCGAAGTTCGACAATCTCTATGGCTGCCGCGAGAGCCTGGTGGACGGCATCAAGCGCGCCACCGACGTGATGATGGCCGGCAAGGTCGCCGTGGTCTGCGGCTATGGCGATGTCGGCAAGGGCTCGGCCGCCTCGTTGCGCAGCCAGGGGGCCCGCGTCATGGTGACCGAGGTCGATCCGATCTGCGCGCTGCAGGCGGCGATGGAAGGCTACCAGGTCACGACCATGGATGACGCGGCGGCGCATGCCGACATCTTCGTGACGGCGACCGGCAATATCGACGTCATCACGCTCGACCATATGCGCCAGATGAAGGACCGGGCGATCGTCTGCAACATCGGCCACTTCGACAGCGAGATCCAGATCGGCGCGCTCAGGAACTACAAGTGGGACAATGTGAAGCCGCAGGTGGACGAGGTGGTGTTCCCCGACGGCAAGCGGCTGATCGTCCTGGCCGAAGGCCGGCTGGTCAATCTCGGCTGCGCCACCGGCCATCCGAGCTTCGTGATGAGCGCCTCCTTCACCAACCAAGTGCTGGCCCAGATCGAGCTCTGGAGCAATCACGGCCAGTATGAGCGCAAGGTCTATGTGCTGCCCAAGCATCTGGACGAGAAGGTCGCGGCCCTGCATCTGGAGAAGATCGGCGTGAAGCTGACCAAGCTCTCCACCAAGCAGGCCGACTATATCGGTGTCGCCCAGAAGGGCCCCTACAAACCCGAACATTACCGGTACTGA
- a CDS encoding HPr family phosphocarrier protein: protein MNSGLASGAAPLSALAEIRNQRGLHARAAAKFVQALSGFQADIVVVKGDMEVSGRSIMGLMMLAAGPGSVIEIRASGPDAIAALGALESLIGRKFDED, encoded by the coding sequence ATGAATTCCGGCTTGGCTTCCGGTGCCGCCCCCTTGTCGGCCCTTGCGGAGATCCGCAACCAGCGCGGGCTTCATGCGCGCGCTGCGGCGAAGTTCGTGCAGGCGCTGAGCGGCTTTCAAGCCGATATCGTCGTCGTCAAAGGCGATATGGAAGTCTCGGGACGCTCCATCATGGGATTGATGATGCTGGCCGCGGGCCCGGGCTCGGTGATCGAGATCCGCGCCTCGGGCCCCGACGCGATTGCCGCCTTGGGAGCGCTCGAATCCCTGATCGGACGCAAATTCGATGAAGACTGA
- the rapZ gene encoding RNase adapter RapZ, with the protein MTQQAAPEAPASTVGGYASIASRPERLPVVLVTGLSGAGHTTALKILEDLGYEAVDNLPLTLMDGLAGGKLARPLAVGVDSRTRDFSAEALIERLRLLTGDSALEVKLLFLDCSDEVLRRRFTETRRRHPLALDRPVADGIRQERELLDPLREHADLVVDSTDLAIGDLKHLLQGHFRIRAASAAAITVMSFSYRHGLPREADLVFDARFLSNPHYRDELRPLSGKDEPVARFIEADPAWTPFFAALGNLLLPLLPRFEREGKSYLTLAVGCTGGRHRSVFTAERLAQWLREQGRHVSLRHRDLDRGAGADR; encoded by the coding sequence ATGACCCAACAGGCAGCGCCCGAGGCGCCAGCGTCTACCGTGGGCGGGTATGCGTCGATCGCATCCCGCCCGGAGCGCCTGCCGGTGGTGCTGGTGACCGGATTGTCCGGCGCCGGCCATACCACCGCGCTCAAGATCCTCGAGGATCTCGGTTACGAAGCCGTCGACAATCTGCCCCTGACCCTGATGGACGGGCTTGCCGGCGGCAAGCTGGCGCGTCCGCTGGCGGTCGGCGTGGACAGCCGCACGCGCGACTTTTCGGCGGAAGCCCTGATCGAGCGGCTCCGGCTGCTGACCGGCGATTCGGCCCTCGAGGTGAAGCTTCTGTTTCTTGACTGCAGCGACGAGGTCTTGCGCCGGCGCTTTACCGAGACGCGGCGGCGCCATCCGCTGGCGCTCGACCGCCCCGTCGCCGACGGCATCCGCCAGGAGCGCGAGCTGCTCGATCCCTTGCGCGAACACGCGGATCTCGTGGTCGACAGCACCGATCTCGCCATCGGCGACCTGAAACATCTGCTGCAGGGTCATTTCCGCATCCGCGCGGCCTCGGCGGCCGCGATCACCGTGATGTCGTTCTCCTACCGCCATGGCCTGCCGCGCGAAGCCGACCTGGTGTTCGATGCGCGCTTCCTGAGCAACCCGCATTATCGCGACGAGCTGCGCCCGCTCAGCGGCAAGGACGAGCCGGTGGCGCGCTTCATCGAGGCCGACCCCGCCTGGACTCCCTTCTTCGCGGCGCTTGGCAATCTGCTCCTGCCGCTGCTGCCGCGATTCGAGCGGGAGGGCAAGAGTTATCTGACCTTGGCCGTCGGATGTACCGGCGGCCGTCACCGCTCGGTCTTTACCGCCGAACGCTTGGCCCAGTGGTTGCGCGAGCAGGGGCGTCATGTCAGCTTGCGCCACCGCGATCTCGACCGGGGGGCCGGAGCGGATCGATGA
- a CDS encoding chloramphenicol phosphotransferase CPT family protein, producing MSKPARIVFLNGVGSVGKSSIARALQTLTAETFLLVAMDSFLEMLPLPMQDHPDTFLYETLEEDGHPSVEIRTGPVGERVMRGMRHAIAALAAQGNNLIVDEVMTASDWAEYASLLRGLDVVRVGVFAPLDVIEARERERGDRLIGTSRRQFDRLHRGMSYDFEVDTGRATAMECARLIQRRFAL from the coding sequence TTGAGCAAGCCAGCCCGCATCGTCTTTCTCAATGGCGTGGGCAGCGTCGGCAAGAGCTCGATCGCCAGGGCGCTCCAGACCCTGACAGCCGAGACCTTCCTGCTGGTCGCCATGGACAGCTTCCTCGAAATGCTGCCGCTGCCGATGCAGGACCATCCCGACACCTTCCTCTACGAGACCCTGGAGGAAGACGGACATCCCTCGGTCGAGATCAGGACGGGTCCGGTCGGCGAGCGGGTGATGCGCGGCATGCGTCATGCCATCGCCGCGTTGGCGGCACAGGGCAACAATCTGATCGTCGACGAGGTCATGACGGCGAGCGACTGGGCGGAGTATGCGTCGCTGCTCCGGGGACTCGATGTCGTCAGGGTCGGCGTCTTCGCGCCCCTCGACGTCATCGAAGCCCGCGAGCGGGAGCGCGGCGACCGCCTGATCGGCACCTCGCGCCGGCAGTTCGACCGACTGCATCGGGGCATGAGCTACGATTTCGAGGTCGATACCGGCCGCGCCACGGCGATGGAATGCGCCCGGCTGATCCAGCGCAGATTCGCTCTCTAG
- a CDS encoding sensor histidine kinase — translation MLGLVRAASSGLAIAAVGLGAPRWALAAEAGEMAGWGSGWLLTALLLGLLVGLVAAGLLVRRERTRAVAREREAAIERTTLENARAEAAGQIASIAGQRDGLQQILDNIPVPIWRRRGDLSLDFVNLAYARAVEADRPKVLLEQTELAGGRALAERARDLGLGQSESRPTVVGGERLLFDFNEQPLPDGRLIGYARDMTSVESTQFELARHIQAHGEVLEQLSTGIIILGPDARVKFFNSAYTRLWGLEAEFLRSEPTLEQLLEQLREKRRLPEQPDFPAYKRELRRSLMSAINPLEALLHLPDNRTIRRVAAPHPFGGIVMTFEDVTDTLALERSYNTLIDVQRETLDNLFEGVAVFGADGRLKLFNPAFVRMWGFHEGDLVDEPHATQLVDLIRSFFETVAWPRLKQRMIDRLQDRTARTGRMERADGSTIDFAAVPLPDGACLMIYMDVSDSVRVQRALAERNAALETADRLKSEFIANVSYELRTPLNAIIGFAEILDQQYFGPLTERQAEYSHGIIDASQQLLLLINDILDIATIEAGYLQLELAPVDVAAMLKDLVTLSAERARSRGVALELDCPPDIGRVTGDERRLKQAIYNLISNAMKFTPLGGAVRMAARRTEGQLEIEVVDNGVGIAEQDQGQAFQKFARVGGRRQSGSGLGLALVKSLIELHGGQVELVSKPGVGTRVACRLPATPSDAPIDTPERRAAG, via the coding sequence ATGTTGGGTCTGGTGAGGGCTGCCTCTTCCGGGCTGGCGATCGCAGCCGTGGGGCTGGGCGCGCCGCGCTGGGCGCTGGCGGCCGAGGCCGGTGAAATGGCCGGTTGGGGCTCGGGCTGGCTCCTGACGGCCCTCCTCCTGGGCCTGCTGGTGGGGCTGGTGGCGGCGGGCCTGCTGGTTCGCCGCGAGCGGACCCGGGCCGTGGCGCGCGAGCGCGAAGCCGCCATCGAACGCACCACGCTGGAAAACGCCCGCGCCGAGGCCGCCGGCCAGATCGCCTCGATCGCCGGCCAGCGCGACGGGCTGCAGCAGATCCTCGACAACATCCCCGTCCCGATCTGGCGCCGGCGCGGGGATCTCTCGCTCGATTTCGTCAATCTCGCCTATGCCCGCGCGGTCGAGGCCGACCGGCCCAAGGTGCTCCTGGAACAGACCGAGCTGGCCGGCGGCCGGGCGCTGGCCGAGCGCGCGCGCGATCTGGGGCTGGGCCAGTCGGAAAGCCGGCCGACCGTGGTCGGCGGCGAGCGGCTGCTGTTCGACTTCAACGAGCAGCCGCTGCCCGACGGCCGCCTCATCGGCTATGCCCGCGACATGACCAGCGTCGAATCGACCCAGTTCGAGCTGGCGCGCCATATCCAGGCCCATGGCGAGGTCCTGGAGCAGCTCAGCACCGGGATCATCATCCTGGGGCCCGATGCCCGGGTGAAGTTCTTCAACAGCGCCTATACCCGGCTCTGGGGCCTCGAGGCCGAGTTCCTGCGCAGCGAGCCGACCCTGGAACAGCTCCTGGAGCAGCTGCGCGAAAAGCGCCGCCTGCCGGAGCAGCCCGATTTCCCGGCCTATAAGCGCGAGCTCCGCCGCAGCCTGATGAGCGCCATCAACCCGCTGGAGGCGCTGCTGCATCTGCCCGACAACCGCACCATCCGGCGCGTGGCCGCCCCCCATCCCTTCGGCGGCATCGTCATGACCTTCGAGGACGTGACCGACACGCTGGCGCTGGAGCGCTCCTACAACACGCTGATCGATGTCCAGCGGGAGACGCTGGACAATCTGTTCGAAGGTGTCGCGGTGTTCGGCGCCGACGGGCGGCTCAAGCTTTTCAATCCGGCCTTCGTGCGGATGTGGGGCTTCCATGAGGGCGACCTCGTCGACGAGCCGCATGCGACGCAGCTGGTCGATCTCATCCGCAGTTTCTTCGAGACGGTGGCCTGGCCGCGCCTCAAGCAGCGCATGATCGACCGGCTCCAGGACCGCACCGCGCGCACCGGCCGGATGGAGCGCGCCGACGGCTCGACCATCGATTTCGCGGCGGTGCCGCTGCCCGACGGCGCCTGCCTGATGATCTATATGGATGTGAGCGACAGCGTGCGGGTGCAGCGCGCGCTCGCCGAACGCAACGCGGCGCTCGAGACCGCCGACCGGCTCAAGTCGGAATTCATCGCCAACGTCTCCTACGAGCTGCGCACGCCCTTGAACGCGATCATCGGTTTCGCCGAGATTCTCGATCAGCAATATTTCGGGCCGCTGACCGAGCGCCAGGCGGAGTACAGCCACGGCATCATCGATGCCTCGCAGCAACTGCTGCTGCTGATCAACGACATCCTCGACATCGCCACCATCGAAGCGGGCTATCTCCAGCTCGAGCTGGCGCCGGTCGATGTGGCGGCGATGCTGAAGGATCTCGTGACGCTGAGCGCGGAGCGTGCGCGCTCGCGCGGCGTGGCCTTGGAGCTCGACTGTCCGCCCGATATCGGCCGCGTCACCGGCGACGAGCGGCGCCTCAAGCAGGCGATCTACAATCTCATCAGCAATGCGATGAAGTTCACGCCCCTGGGCGGCGCGGTGCGGATGGCCGCCAGGCGCACCGAGGGCCAGCTCGAGATCGAGGTGGTCGACAACGGCGTCGGCATCGCCGAGCAGGATCAGGGCCAGGCCTTCCAGAAGTTCGCCCGCGTCGGCGGCCGGCGCCAGAGCGGCAGCGGGCTGGGCCTCGCTTTGGTGAAGAGCCTGATCGAGCTCCATGGCGGCCAGGTCGAGCTCGTCTCCAAGCCCGGCGTCGGCACCCGCGTCGCCTGCCGCCTGCCAGCCACCCCCAGCGACGCCCCCATCGACACGCCGGAACGCCGCGCGGCGGGGTGA
- a CDS encoding type II toxin-antitoxin system RelE/ParE family toxin, whose product MQNPERIRRILLALDSARRPEALDLPGLRVHPLRGREKGRYAVDASGNWRLTFGWDGEDAIDLYLEDYH is encoded by the coding sequence GTGCAGAACCCTGAAAGAATCAGGCGAATTCTTTTGGCTTTGGATAGTGCGCGAAGACCCGAGGCGCTCGATCTGCCGGGCTTGCGCGTCCATCCGCTCAGGGGCCGGGAAAAAGGGCGCTATGCAGTGGACGCGAGCGGCAACTGGCGGCTCACTTTTGGCTGGGATGGCGAAGATGCCATCGATCTGTACCTGGAGGATTATCACTGA
- a CDS encoding PTS sugar transporter subunit IIA, with the protein MIGMVLVTHGRLAEEFVSALEHVVGKQKNIAAICIGPDDDMERRRQEILDQVAKVDDGEGVVLLTDMFGGTPSNLAISVLDRANVEVIAGVNLPMLIKLASIRGTQKLPAAVAAAQEAGRKYINVASQLLAGAGQ; encoded by the coding sequence ATGATCGGCATGGTGTTGGTGACGCATGGTCGATTGGCCGAGGAGTTCGTCTCGGCGCTCGAGCATGTCGTCGGCAAGCAGAAGAACATCGCGGCCATCTGCATCGGCCCGGATGACGATATGGAACGCCGGCGCCAGGAGATTCTCGACCAGGTGGCCAAGGTCGATGACGGCGAAGGCGTGGTGCTCCTGACCGACATGTTCGGGGGCACGCCGTCCAATCTCGCGATCTCGGTGCTCGATCGCGCCAATGTCGAGGTGATCGCCGGCGTCAATCTGCCGATGCTGATCAAGCTCGCCTCGATCCGCGGCACGCAGAAACTGCCGGCCGCGGTGGCCGCGGCGCAGGAGGCCGGCCGCAAATACATCAACGTCGCCTCGCAGCTGCTCGCGGGTGCGGGTCAATGA